Proteins co-encoded in one Prevotella sp. E13-27 genomic window:
- a CDS encoding DUF6089 family protein: MKHTIAFIVFLLTTMSMMAQTEPEYRLELGAGAGLVTYEGDYNDNLLRGMKPMGEIVAKYKLNPRMAWAMSVGYAKLSGTSAKANTWYPATAASQAEYSTSLIDVVIRYEYNFLPFGTGHEYYGAKPFTPFIAIGLGVTYANADATLSGQHYKHSKAAGQLPLGIGVKYKAGNRWNLAAEWSMHFTGNDLLDGVEDPYGIKSSGLFKNTDCYSAFTVTLTYDLWAKCRTCHNDRE, from the coding sequence ATGAAACATACAATTGCCTTCATAGTCTTTCTGCTCACCACAATGAGCATGATGGCACAGACAGAGCCTGAATACCGGCTGGAGCTGGGAGCAGGCGCAGGTCTCGTGACCTATGAGGGCGACTACAATGACAACCTTCTCCGTGGCATGAAACCCATGGGGGAGATTGTTGCTAAATACAAGCTCAACCCACGCATGGCATGGGCCATGAGTGTGGGATATGCAAAACTGAGCGGCACATCGGCAAAAGCCAACACATGGTATCCGGCAACGGCTGCCAGTCAGGCAGAGTACTCCACATCACTCATAGATGTAGTGATTCGCTATGAATATAACTTCCTGCCATTCGGAACAGGTCATGAATACTATGGTGCGAAACCTTTCACACCGTTCATTGCCATCGGACTGGGAGTGACATACGCCAACGCTGATGCAACGCTGAGCGGGCAACATTACAAACACTCGAAAGCAGCAGGACAGCTGCCACTCGGAATAGGCGTTAAGTACAAGGCGGGTAACAGATGGAACCTCGCAGCAGAATGGTCTATGCACTTCACAGGCAATGACCTCCTTGACGGAGTTGAAGACCCTTACGGCATAAAAAGCAGTGGGCTCTTCAAGAACACCGACTGCTACAGCGCCTTCACGGTGACCCTCACTTACGACCTCTGGGCAAAATGCCGCACATGTCATAATGATAGGGAGTGA